The sequence below is a genomic window from Rhodococcus sp. 4CII.
ACCAGCGACACGCGCACGTAGGCGTCGATCACGAGGCCTTTGTCGAGGATGGTGTCGATGACGTCGGCGAGGCTACTGGAGCTCGGGCCCCCGCTGACTCCGCCGCCACCCCCTGCCGGTTGTATTGCCGTCATCGTCGTGCACCCTGCCTGGCGCCGGACGCCGCGGTCTTACGCGGTCGGCCGCGCCGTTTCGGAGCTGTCTGCTCCTTGCCGGCGGCCGCGGTCTTGCGCGGTCGGCCGCGCCGTTTCGGCGGTGCCTCCTCTTCGGGCTCCTCCTCGTCATCCGGCTCGGCAGACTCGTCCTCTGCTGCTTCCGGCTCTTCGTCCTCGGCCGCCTCGTCACCCTCTTCGGTTTCGTCTTCGGCGTCGCCCGCGCCGTCACCCTCTTCGGTGTCCTCGAACTCCTCCGATTCCTCCGACTGCGCCTCGTCGTCCTCGGGTTCGACCACCTTGCCGTCCCGGATCTCGCCGCGCCAGCCCTCCACCTCGTCGGGATGAAGTACGGACTGTGTCATGACATGGCGTCCAAAGTGCTTCAACTCCAACCGCACTCGACGTCCCTGTGCACGCCACAGGTTTCCAGTCTTCTCGAACAAGCCCTTCGGGTGATATTCGAGTATCAGAATGATTCGGGTGAGGTCGGGGGTCACTTCGTGGAACGTCACCGCACCGTCGACAAAGCCCTTGGCACCCTTCGAGCGCCACACGATCCGTTCGTCGGGAACCTGCTCGAGAATCGATGATTCCCAGGTTCGGTGCGACAAGAAGATTTGCGCCTTCCATTCGATTTTCTCGTCGGCTTCTTGCTCCACCCGCTCGACCTTCTTCATGAAGGACGGGAAGTCGGCGAACTGGGTCCACTGGTTGTAGGCCAGTTGGACCGGGACGCCGACGTCGAGCGTTTCGACGATATTGGTCAACTTGAGCTTCTTACCCTTGCCGCCGCCCTTTCCACCGCCACCGGTGACTGCCTCCTTGACGTCGCCGGCCTTGTCCTTGACCATCTGCTTGGCGCCCTCCCAGCCCTCGCTCACCGCAGATTTGATCGGTGACTCACCCTCCGCGAGTTTCTCGGAGCCGGTGACTGCGGCGAGCAGCCCGCCTCCGCCACCCTCGGCGTAGTCGGTGAGTCTCCCCGACGCATTCTGCACCTTGTCGGAGACCGATGAGAGTGCCTTGTCAGCCATCGTGCCGACCAATTTCTGCAGGGCCTCCTGCAACACGCCCGACGATCCGTTGCCGTCACCCGATGTGGATTCTCGTAGCGTGCTCGCGGCGTTCGTCATGATGCTCACCGTCCTCCGCGTCGGACGGGCGCGGAATCAGTCGTGGCCTTAGCCCGTGTCCTACGACCCCGAGCAGGGGCTTCTTCGTCGTCCTCGTCGGTCTTCTTGCTCCGTGACCGACTACTCGGACGGGAGCTGCCGCTGGTGGAATTCCGACGACGCGCGGCGGGCCGCTTGCGTGGGGCCGGCTCCTCGTCGTCGCCTTCCTGCTCGCCGGGTTCCTCGAATTCGTCCTCTTCGTCGGCGTACTGTTCGTCCGATTCTTCGTCCGCCGGCTCTTCGTCCACGTCGGACTCGTCGTAGTCCTCGTCCTCGGACTTACTGCGTCGCTTCCGGCCGATTTTAGTCACTCTGCCGAGCTTGCCGACCGAGTTACCGACGCCGCCGACGGTGTCGCCTACGGTCTCGCCCACGTCGTCGACGACCTCTCCACCACCTGACATCAGTCGGTTGTTGAGCGAATTGATGCGCTGGCTTGCGGCGGTGACCGCAGCGGCCTTCGCCGCGCTGACCAGCTCTTCGCGAACCGAATCACTGATTTTGGCGAACTCGGGGGAGCTCGCGAGCATTTTCGTGCCACGTTCCAGCAGGTCGCGCGGACCGCCGGGGAAGCGCCCGGTTGCTCCCGCAGCTGCGAGCATCAGCGCCATTTTCATCCTGTGTGTGCGTCCGAGCATGTATCCCGCGCCGACGGCCAATGCCACCTGACCTTTGGTCTTCATCGTCGAACCCCTTTACCGAGTAGTCACCGGCGCACCGCTCGCCATCCTCGGCAATGTGTCGCAGGACCATCCTCGGCAATGTGTCGCAAAACCGTGCGTGGTAAGTGGCGCCGTTTGTGGACTACCCCAGCTGCGGGACACTCAACCAGCACCGAGAAATTCGACTCACTCGACCGAAGGCCGTGACCGCTCCGGGTCCCGACATGGCCGACGGCGATCGCGCTGCGCCATTTCCGGATCAACTATCCGGCTGCTATGTGCTCGTCGTCGGCCGGGACGCGATTCGCTTGAATTCGAGCATGAGTGTGGTTCAACAACTCTCGTCGGATCTCGGGTCACTGCGCGGCGGCGCGAACCGCCGCGACCAGCGCAGCGACAATGAGCACCAGCAGGAGGACCACAAGCAGCACGGGTGCGAGAAGGAGTGCGAGGACCAGAAGGAGAACGAGGCCGACCTTGGCCTTGCCGCTCAACCCGGATATCAGGGCCTTGGTCGCGGCCCACACCGGATTTTTCCCCGTCAGGGCGGCCCGGATGCCCTCGATTACGGCTTTGGTCCCGGCGTCGCTCTTTGCGGCCGATGCGACGAAGGACTTCAACCATTTCTCGGCCTTCTGGAAAATGTCCTGAGTGACAGTATCGGCGCGGTCACGCACCGCGTTTGCGATTCTGTGGACGTGGGATTTCAGCCATTCGATGATGGCCTCGACCGAGCGCGACACCAGCTGGCGCGGGGGATCGGGAGGATCTCCCTTGTCGGTGCGTTGTGACGGAATTTCCGGCCCACGCGTGCGGGTCGGCGCGGTGGCCCGCGGGTGCGCAGATGCGCGGGGTCCGTCGTCTCGCGGAGGCTTGCGCGCCGTCGGCTTCGTGGTGGTGGTCTGCTCCCGCTCGCGTTCGCGAGACTCCGTCGCGGTCGAGGCGGCCGGACGCCTGGGTGGCAGCGGGCGCCTCCGCGGGAGCCGCCCCGCGACGGTGTTGCACGGCGTGGTCGTTCGTGTCGCCTTTGTCGCCGACCGGGTCGGCGCAACGGACTTCGCGGTTTCCTTTGCGCTGCCACTATTGCCGGTTTCACGATGGGAGCGAGTGCTTCCGCGGCCAGGCCGGACCGGCGCAGTCCTGCCGCTCGCCCGCAAACGTGTACCCATATTCTGCAATTACCCCGCGGACAATTCTCGAAACCGAGGAGTTACGCGGGCGCTCACGATGTCGGCGTCGGATCTGGAACGAAGGGCTAACGAAGGGCTTTCGAACGGTGCGCCGCGGCCCGGAACGGGGGAGACTGGAACCAGGAGGACGTCATGCGGGTGCTACGTGGACTGCTCGAGACAGTGCTGGGACTCGTCACCGCCGTGCTCGGCACGCTGCTGGGAATCGTTGCGGCCGTGGTGTGGCTCGTCGGTCTCATACTGTGCGTGACGATTCTTCTCATTCCTCTGGGCCTTCCCGTCATGAGGCTCGCTCGTCGCCTGTTCACCCTTGCCGGGCAGCTGATGCACCTCCCCTGAAACGCAGGTCGACTGCTCGAACGAAGTGCAGTTTCTCCCGGTTACACAGTCATGTCCGCGGAACTTGTGAGGATGACGAGCTGTCCGGTCGCCCGCGTCATGGCG
It includes:
- a CDS encoding SRPBCC family protein; this encodes MTNAASTLRESTSGDGNGSSGVLQEALQKLVGTMADKALSSVSDKVQNASGRLTDYAEGGGGGLLAAVTGSEKLAEGESPIKSAVSEGWEGAKQMVKDKAGDVKEAVTGGGGKGGGKGKKLKLTNIVETLDVGVPVQLAYNQWTQFADFPSFMKKVERVEQEADEKIEWKAQIFLSHRTWESSILEQVPDERIVWRSKGAKGFVDGAVTFHEVTPDLTRIILILEYHPKGLFEKTGNLWRAQGRRVRLELKHFGRHVMTQSVLHPDEVEGWRGEIRDGKVVEPEDDEAQSEESEEFEDTEEGDGAGDAEDETEEGDEAAEDEEPEAAEDESAEPDDEEEPEEEAPPKRRGRPRKTAAAGKEQTAPKRRGRPRKTAASGARQGARR